One stretch of Pradoshia sp. D12 DNA includes these proteins:
- a CDS encoding tagaturonate reductase, translating to MEKLSRNLVKEANLYPEKILQFGEGNFLRAFVDWQIDLLNRNTDFNGSVVVVQPRGQDMVEKVNDQDGLYTLYLQGVKEGKAVKEHSIISSVSRGLNLYTQYDEYLKLAENPEMRFIFSNTTEAGIAFNEKDRLEDRPQSSFPGKLTAFLYHRYQTFNGDKEKGFIIIPCELIERNGEKLKELVLQYAALWKLEEGFVQWIDKANTFCGSLVDRIVPGYPRDSIDEITKELGYQDDLVVVGEQYHLWVIEGPEWIREEFPVHKVGLNTLFVEDMTPYRTRKVRILNGAHTALTPVAYLYGLNTVAETVEHDVVGQFVKELIYDEIIPTLDLPLEELHSFADAVLERFQNPFIQHFLLSISLNSMSKFNTRDLPTLLEYYNRKRDLPRKLIFSLAALISFYKGKRGEEEIKLSDNQDILDLYKEQWGHFNGTLESTNAIVTNVLGYEENWEMDLNEIPGLTTAVTMDLFEIETKGMKQAIEAVFEQKTAK from the coding sequence GTGGAAAAGTTATCAAGAAATTTAGTAAAGGAAGCCAACCTATATCCCGAAAAGATTCTGCAATTTGGGGAGGGAAATTTCCTGAGAGCATTTGTTGATTGGCAGATCGATCTATTGAATAGGAACACTGATTTTAATGGAAGTGTAGTCGTGGTTCAACCGCGCGGCCAAGACATGGTAGAAAAAGTAAATGATCAAGATGGCTTGTACACGCTTTATTTACAAGGTGTAAAAGAAGGAAAGGCTGTGAAGGAGCATTCAATTATCAGCTCTGTCAGCAGAGGCTTAAACCTTTATACACAGTATGACGAGTATTTAAAACTAGCTGAAAACCCTGAAATGCGCTTTATCTTTTCGAATACAACCGAAGCTGGGATTGCATTTAATGAAAAAGATCGATTAGAGGACCGACCACAAAGTAGTTTCCCAGGTAAGTTAACTGCTTTCTTATATCACCGCTATCAAACGTTCAATGGGGACAAAGAAAAAGGGTTTATTATCATCCCATGTGAGCTAATTGAGCGGAACGGAGAAAAGTTAAAAGAATTGGTGCTTCAATATGCTGCACTTTGGAAGCTTGAAGAAGGCTTTGTTCAGTGGATTGATAAGGCAAATACTTTTTGCGGGAGTCTTGTGGATCGAATTGTTCCAGGATATCCACGAGATAGTATTGATGAGATTACGAAAGAGCTTGGATATCAAGATGATCTGGTTGTGGTTGGGGAGCAGTACCATTTGTGGGTGATAGAAGGTCCAGAATGGATTCGTGAGGAATTCCCAGTGCATAAGGTTGGTTTAAATACATTGTTTGTCGAGGATATGACACCTTACAGAACAAGAAAGGTACGTATATTAAATGGGGCTCATACAGCACTGACACCAGTTGCCTATCTATATGGATTAAATACGGTAGCTGAAACAGTTGAGCATGATGTGGTTGGTCAATTTGTAAAAGAACTGATTTATGATGAAATCATTCCAACATTGGATCTACCGTTAGAAGAATTGCACTCTTTTGCCGATGCTGTTCTAGAACGATTCCAAAATCCATTTATTCAGCATTTCTTATTAAGTATATCGCTTAATTCAATGTCAAAATTTAATACCAGAGACTTGCCAACTTTACTGGAATACTACAATCGTAAGCGGGATTTGCCTAGAAAACTAATATTCTCTCTTGCTGCATTGATTTCATTTTATAAAGGAAAAAGAGGAGAAGAGGAAATCAAGTTATCTGATAATCAAGATATATTAGATCTATATAAGGAGCAATGGGGCCACTTTAATGGAACATTGGAGAGTACTAACGCAATTGTTACCAATGTACTGGGGTATGAAGAGAATTGGGAGATGGATTTAAACGAGATACCAGGTTTAACAACTGCTGTTACAATGGATCTTTTTGAAATTGAAACAAAAGGTATGAAGCAGGCAATTGAGGCCGTTTTTGAACAAAAGACAGCAAAATAA